In the Burkholderia cenocepacia genome, one interval contains:
- a CDS encoding 5-carboxymethyl-2-hydroxymuconate Delta-isomerase → MPHIVVEYTANIRDDARIPALLRTINATLIAQGGVFPTGGIRSRAIELHDYCVADGTEDDAFVHVTLKIGAGRSDETKQAACDALFDAIKTHFAELYAKRYLALSMELTEFSESGSYKHNNIHARYKRAG, encoded by the coding sequence ATGCCACACATCGTCGTCGAATACACCGCGAACATCCGCGACGACGCCCGCATTCCCGCGCTGCTGCGCACGATCAACGCGACGCTGATCGCGCAGGGCGGCGTGTTTCCGACCGGCGGCATCCGCTCGCGCGCGATCGAGCTGCACGATTATTGCGTCGCGGACGGCACGGAGGACGACGCATTCGTCCACGTGACGCTGAAGATCGGCGCGGGTCGCAGCGACGAAACGAAGCAAGCCGCGTGCGACGCGCTGTTCGACGCGATCAAGACGCATTTCGCCGAGCTGTACGCGAAACGCTATCTCGCGTTGTCGATGGAGCTGACCGAGTTCAGCGAAAGCGGCTCGTACAAGCACAACAACATCCACGCCCGCTACAAGCGGGCCGGCTGA
- the hpaH gene encoding 2-oxo-hept-4-ene-1,7-dioate hydratase: MLEPALIDQLAHRLHDAERARTQIRQISLDHPDITIDDAYAIQRAWVTLKLAEGRTLKGHKIGLTSKAMQNTSQIDEPDYGALLDDMFFDDGGTIPTGRFIVPRVEVELAFVLGKRLTGPNCTIFDVYDAVDYVVPALEIIDARSQSIDPDTKRPRKVFDTIADNAANAGVVIGGRPVRPQDVDLRWVAAIMSRNGVVEETGVAAGVLNHPANGVAWLANRLSRFDVALEPGQIVLGGSFTRPCAARSGDTFSVDYGPLGTIQCYFE, encoded by the coding sequence ATGCTCGAACCCGCCCTCATCGACCAGCTCGCGCACCGTCTGCACGACGCCGAGCGCGCCCGCACGCAGATCCGCCAGATCTCGCTCGACCATCCCGACATCACGATCGACGACGCGTATGCGATCCAGCGCGCGTGGGTGACCCTCAAGCTCGCGGAAGGCCGCACGCTGAAAGGGCACAAGATCGGCCTCACGTCGAAGGCGATGCAGAACACGTCGCAGATCGACGAGCCCGACTACGGCGCGCTGCTCGACGACATGTTCTTCGACGACGGCGGCACGATCCCGACCGGCCGCTTCATCGTGCCGCGCGTCGAGGTCGAACTCGCGTTCGTGCTCGGCAAGCGGCTCACGGGGCCGAACTGCACGATCTTCGACGTGTACGACGCCGTCGATTACGTCGTGCCGGCGCTCGAGATCATCGACGCGCGCAGCCAGTCGATCGACCCCGATACGAAGCGGCCGCGCAAGGTGTTCGACACGATCGCCGACAACGCGGCGAACGCGGGCGTCGTGATCGGCGGCCGGCCGGTGCGCCCGCAGGACGTCGATTTGCGCTGGGTCGCGGCGATCATGTCGCGCAACGGCGTGGTCGAGGAAACCGGCGTCGCGGCCGGCGTGCTGAACCATCCGGCGAACGGCGTCGCGTGGCTCGCGAACCGGCTGTCGCGTTTCGACGTCGCGCTGGAGCCGGGGCAGATCGTGCTCGGCGGGTCGTTTACGCGGCCCTGCGCGGCGCGATCGGGCGACACGTTCAGCGTCGACTACGGTCCGCTCGGGACGATCCAGTGCTACTTCGAGTGA